The following are encoded in a window of Mycobacterium vicinigordonae genomic DNA:
- the glyA gene encoding serine hydroxymethyltransferase: MSSPLDEVDPDIAELLGKELGRQRDTLEMIASENFVPRSVLQAQGSVLTNKYAEGLPGRRYYGGCEYVDVVENIARDRAKALFGADFANVQPHSGAQANAAVLAALMSPGERLLGLDLANGGHLTHGMRLNFSGKLYENAFYGVDPTTHRVDMDVVRAQALEFRPRVIIAGWSAYPRILDFAAFRSIADEVGAKLWVDMAHFAGLVAAGLHPSPVPHADVVSTTIHKTLGGGRSGMIVGKQEYAKAINSAVFPGQQGGPLMHIIAGKAVALKIAGTPEFAERQQRTLSGARILADRLLADDVAKAGVSVVSGGTDVHLVLVDLRNSPLDGQAAEDLLHEVGITVNRNAVPNDPRPPMVTSGLRIGTPALATRGFGDAEFTEVADVIAAALAAGTSADVSGLRARVTRLAREFPLYEGLEDWSLVGR; the protein is encoded by the coding sequence ATGTCGTCGCCGCTCGACGAGGTCGACCCCGATATCGCCGAGCTACTGGGCAAAGAGCTGGGACGCCAGCGCGACACCCTGGAGATGATCGCCTCGGAGAATTTCGTGCCGCGCTCAGTGCTGCAGGCGCAGGGCAGCGTGCTGACCAACAAGTACGCCGAAGGCCTGCCCGGGCGGCGCTACTACGGCGGCTGCGAATACGTCGACGTGGTGGAGAACATCGCCCGCGACCGCGCAAAGGCGTTGTTCGGTGCCGACTTCGCCAACGTGCAGCCGCACTCCGGGGCCCAGGCCAACGCCGCGGTGCTCGCCGCTCTGATGTCGCCGGGGGAGCGGCTGCTGGGCCTGGATTTGGCCAACGGCGGGCACCTGACTCACGGCATGCGGCTGAACTTCTCCGGCAAGCTGTACGAGAACGCGTTCTACGGTGTCGATCCGACCACGCACCGGGTCGACATGGACGTGGTGCGCGCTCAGGCGCTGGAGTTCCGGCCCAGGGTAATCATCGCCGGCTGGTCGGCATATCCGCGGATTCTGGACTTCGCTGCGTTCCGGTCGATTGCCGACGAGGTCGGCGCCAAGTTGTGGGTCGACATGGCGCACTTCGCCGGCTTGGTCGCCGCGGGCCTGCATCCGTCCCCGGTGCCGCACGCGGACGTGGTGTCCACCACTATCCACAAGACGCTGGGCGGTGGCCGCTCCGGCATGATCGTCGGCAAGCAGGAGTACGCCAAGGCCATCAACTCGGCGGTGTTCCCCGGCCAGCAGGGCGGTCCGCTGATGCACATCATCGCCGGCAAGGCGGTGGCCCTGAAGATCGCCGGCACCCCCGAATTCGCCGAGCGGCAGCAACGGACACTTAGCGGCGCACGGATTTTGGCGGACCGGCTGCTGGCCGACGATGTCGCGAAGGCAGGCGTTTCGGTGGTCAGCGGTGGCACTGACGTCCACCTGGTTCTGGTTGACCTGCGCAATTCGCCGCTGGACGGGCAGGCCGCCGAAGACCTGCTGCACGAGGTCGGCATCACGGTCAACCGCAACGCGGTCCCCAACGACCCGCGTCCGCCGATGGTGACCTCGGGCCTGCGGATCGGCACGCCCGCGCTGGCCACTCGCGGCTTCGGCGACGCCGAGTTCACCGAGGTAGCCGACGTCATCGCCGCCGCACTCGCGGCGGGCACCTCCGCTGACGTGTCCGGCCTGCGCGCCCGGGTGACGCGGCTGGCCAGGGAGTTCCCGCTTTACGAGGGGCTCGAGGACTGGAGCCTGGTCGGGCGATAA
- the coaA gene encoding type I pantothenate kinase, protein MPRPSEPSPYVEFDRKQWRSLRMATPLALTEEELVGLRGLGEQIDLLEVEEVYLPLARLIHLQVAARQRLFAATAEFLGEPQQNPDRPVPFIIGVAGSVAVGKSTTARVLQALLARWDHHPRVDLVTTDGFLYPNAELNRRNLMHRKGFPESYNRRALMRFVTLVKSGSEYACAPVYSHLHYDIIPGAKHVVRHPDILILEGLNVLQTGPTLMVSDLFDFSLYVDARIEDIEQWYVSRFLAMRSTSFANPESHFHHYSALSDPQAVVAAKEIWRSINRPNLVENILPTRPRATLVLRKDANHSINRLRLRKL, encoded by the coding sequence ATGCCGCGGCCGAGCGAGCCGAGCCCGTATGTCGAGTTCGACCGAAAACAATGGCGGTCGCTCCGTATGGCGACCCCGCTGGCCCTCACCGAAGAGGAACTCGTCGGTCTGCGGGGTCTGGGAGAGCAGATCGACCTTTTGGAGGTCGAAGAGGTTTACCTGCCGCTGGCCCGGCTGATCCACCTGCAGGTCGCCGCCCGCCAACGGTTGTTCGCCGCCACCGCGGAGTTCCTCGGGGAGCCGCAACAGAATCCGGACCGGCCGGTGCCGTTCATCATCGGAGTGGCTGGCAGCGTGGCCGTCGGCAAGTCGACGACGGCCCGTGTGCTACAGGCGCTGCTGGCCCGCTGGGATCACCATCCCCGGGTGGACCTGGTGACCACCGATGGATTTCTCTACCCGAACGCTGAACTCAACCGGCGAAACCTGATGCACCGCAAAGGTTTTCCAGAAAGTTACAACCGTCGCGCCCTGATGCGATTTGTCACCCTAGTGAAATCTGGATCGGAGTATGCCTGCGCCCCGGTGTACTCGCACCTGCACTACGACATCATCCCCGGCGCCAAACACGTGGTTCGCCATCCCGACATCCTGATCCTCGAGGGACTCAACGTGTTGCAAACCGGTCCGACGCTGATGGTGTCGGACCTGTTCGACTTCTCGCTGTACGTCGACGCCCGGATCGAGGACATCGAGCAGTGGTACGTGTCGCGGTTCCTGGCGATGCGCAGCACGTCGTTCGCCAACCCGGAATCACACTTCCACCACTATTCGGCGCTATCCGATCCGCAGGCCGTTGTCGCCGCCAAGGAAATCTGGCGCTCGATCAACCGGCCGAACCTGGTGGAGAACATTCTGCCGACTCGTCCGCGGGCCACCTTGGTGCTGCGCAAAGACGCCAACCACTCCATCAACCGGCTGCGGCTGCGCAAGTTGTAG
- a CDS encoding acetylserotonin O-methyltransferase, translated as MAARIPPPKVVSAIDAARHQLARLHRRMVPPPVAVMEMVVNSWAAQAITAAAELGIADALAGGPMSAEELAAAVDADADALRRLLRALISRGVFRQRRDGRYDLTPLAETLRSDAEVSLVGWTRWLGSPQHREHWSHLTDAIRTGRSVIPELRGKPAFEYLASEPELGEIFNQAMTGGSALSIGPVVAAYDFSPYATIVDVGGGHGRLLAAIMAATPQARGILFDQPQVVAGAPAVLAEQGVQDRIQIAEGSFFESVPAGGDAYVLKSVIHDWPDDDAVQILRNVRSAAATGSHVLLVEFVLPEHDREFIGNWLDLEMLVALDARERTAAEFERLFDRAGFRLKRVVATASPFSVLEAQAV; from the coding sequence TTGGCCGCCAGAATTCCACCGCCCAAGGTGGTGAGCGCGATCGATGCCGCTCGGCACCAGCTGGCCCGGCTGCACCGCCGCATGGTCCCGCCGCCGGTCGCTGTGATGGAAATGGTCGTCAACTCCTGGGCTGCGCAGGCGATCACCGCAGCGGCCGAGCTCGGCATCGCCGACGCGCTGGCCGGGGGGCCAATGTCTGCCGAAGAGTTGGCGGCCGCGGTCGACGCCGACGCCGATGCGCTACGGCGTCTACTCAGGGCGCTGATCAGCCGCGGCGTTTTCCGGCAGCGCCGCGACGGCCGCTACGACCTCACGCCGCTCGCGGAAACGCTTCGGAGCGACGCGGAGGTATCGCTCGTCGGGTGGACGCGTTGGTTGGGTTCGCCCCAACATCGCGAGCATTGGAGCCACCTCACCGATGCGATTCGCACCGGCCGGTCGGTGATCCCAGAGTTGCGTGGCAAACCGGCTTTCGAGTATCTGGCCTCGGAGCCCGAACTCGGCGAGATCTTCAACCAGGCCATGACCGGCGGGTCCGCGCTCTCGATCGGACCTGTGGTGGCCGCCTACGACTTCAGCCCTTACGCAACCATCGTCGACGTGGGCGGCGGACACGGTCGGCTGCTGGCCGCGATCATGGCCGCCACCCCGCAGGCGCGTGGGATCTTGTTCGACCAACCCCAGGTGGTGGCCGGTGCGCCAGCTGTGCTCGCTGAGCAGGGAGTGCAAGACCGGATCCAGATCGCCGAAGGATCGTTCTTCGAGTCGGTACCCGCCGGCGGCGACGCTTATGTGCTCAAGAGCGTCATCCACGACTGGCCCGATGACGACGCCGTGCAGATCCTGCGCAATGTGCGTAGCGCGGCGGCGACGGGCAGCCACGTGCTGCTGGTCGAGTTCGTCCTGCCCGAGCACGACCGAGAGTTCATCGGAAACTGGCTGGACCTGGAAATGCTCGTCGCGCTCGACGCGCGCGAGCGTACCGCCGCCGAATTCGAGCGACTGTTCGATCGTGCCGGGTTCCGGCTTAAGCGGGTGGTAGCTACCGCGTCGCCGTTCAGCGTGCTCGAGGCGCAAGCGGTCTAA
- a CDS encoding (2Z,6E)-farnesyl diphosphate synthase, which yields MEIIPPRLKEPLYRLYELRLRQGLAATRSELPRHIAVLCDGNRRWARSLGYDDVSVGYRMGAVKIAEMLRWCQDAGIEMTTVYLLSTENLQRDPEELGALIEIITDVVEEICAPANRWSVRTVGDLELLGEEPARRLRDAVDSTPQNATFHVNVAVGYGGRQEIVGAVRALLSKELANGATAEELVDAVTVEGISENLYTSGQPDPDLVIRTSGEQRLSGFLLWQSAYSEMWFTEAHWPAFRRVDFLRALRDYSMRHRRYGK from the coding sequence GTGGAGATCATCCCGCCACGGCTCAAAGAGCCGCTGTACCGGCTTTACGAGCTGCGGCTACGGCAGGGACTGGCCGCCACCAGATCCGAGTTGCCGCGTCACATCGCTGTCCTGTGCGACGGAAACCGCCGCTGGGCGCGCAGCCTGGGATACGACGACGTCAGCGTCGGATATCGGATGGGCGCGGTCAAGATCGCCGAGATGTTGCGCTGGTGTCAGGACGCCGGCATCGAGATGACCACGGTCTATCTCTTGTCCACCGAAAACCTGCAGCGCGACCCCGAGGAACTGGGCGCGCTGATCGAGATCATCACCGACGTCGTGGAGGAGATCTGCGCCCCGGCAAACCGCTGGAGCGTGCGCACCGTCGGCGATCTGGAGTTGTTGGGGGAGGAGCCGGCCCGACGGTTGCGCGACGCGGTGGACTCCACCCCGCAGAACGCCACTTTCCACGTCAACGTTGCGGTGGGGTACGGCGGTCGCCAGGAGATCGTTGGCGCGGTGCGCGCGTTGCTGAGCAAGGAACTCGCCAACGGTGCCACCGCCGAGGAACTAGTGGACGCGGTCACCGTCGAGGGGATCTCGGAAAACCTGTACACCTCTGGGCAACCCGACCCCGATCTGGTGATCCGCACCTCAGGGGAGCAGCGACTGTCCGGCTTTCTGCTCTGGCAGAGCGCCTACTCGGAAATGTGGTTCACCGAGGCGCACTGGCCGGCGTTTCGGCGCGTCGACTTCCTGCGTGCGCTGCGCGACTACAGCATGCGGCACCGGCGCTACGGCAAGTGA
- the trhA gene encoding PAQR family membrane homeostasis protein TrhA: MSSQTSTLTGSEPHPEAEPDGHSPIDTAQKAAQHLVEGVARVLTKPRFRGWIHVYSAITAVFAGASLVAVSWAVDSTKAGLATLLYTFATIIMFTVSATYHRVNWKSDTARMWMKRADHSMIFVFIAGSYTPFALLALPGHDGHVVLAIVWGGAAAGTLLKMLWPSAPRWVGVPLYILLGWVAVWYTASILHNAGVTAMVLLFVGGALYSIGGILYALKWPDPWPTTFGYHEFFHACTAVAAICHYIAMWFVVF; this comes from the coding sequence ATGAGCAGCCAGACCAGCACGCTCACCGGCAGCGAACCGCACCCGGAAGCCGAGCCGGACGGCCATTCGCCGATCGACACCGCGCAGAAGGCCGCCCAGCACCTCGTCGAGGGCGTCGCCCGGGTGTTGACCAAGCCGCGTTTCCGCGGCTGGATTCACGTCTACTCCGCGATCACCGCCGTGTTCGCCGGCGCCTCCCTGGTCGCGGTCTCGTGGGCGGTGGATTCCACGAAGGCCGGGCTGGCGACGCTGCTCTACACCTTCGCCACGATCATCATGTTCACCGTCAGCGCCACCTACCACCGGGTCAATTGGAAGTCTGACACCGCCCGGATGTGGATGAAGCGGGCCGATCACTCGATGATCTTCGTGTTCATCGCGGGCAGCTACACACCGTTCGCGCTACTGGCACTGCCTGGCCACGACGGGCACGTGGTGTTGGCGATCGTGTGGGGCGGTGCCGCGGCTGGCACCCTGCTCAAGATGCTGTGGCCGTCGGCGCCGCGCTGGGTCGGGGTGCCGCTGTACATCCTGCTGGGCTGGGTGGCGGTCTGGTACACCGCCTCGATCCTGCACAACGCCGGGGTGACGGCCATGGTGCTGTTGTTCGTCGGCGGCGCCCTGTACAGCATCGGCGGCATTCTGTACGCATTGAAATGGCCCGACCCTTGGCCCACAACATTCGGCTATCACGAGTTCTTCCACGCCTGCACCGCGGTCGCGGCTATCTGCCACTACATCGCGATGTGGTTCGTGGTCTTCTAA
- a CDS encoding nuclear transport factor 2 family protein — MPNTADRTQAITDTVHRYIETVANGTADDLAAFYADDATLEDPVGGGEVHIGKNAIRGFYSAVEGMQRQCELVTLRVSGNEAAFHFRLTVSAGDSKLRIEPIETMAFDGDGKVTAMKAYWSPADANQA; from the coding sequence ATGCCGAACACCGCCGACAGGACCCAAGCCATCACCGACACGGTCCACCGTTACATCGAAACGGTTGCCAACGGGACCGCCGACGACCTGGCCGCCTTCTACGCCGACGACGCGACGCTCGAGGATCCGGTGGGCGGCGGCGAAGTTCACATCGGCAAAAACGCCATCCGCGGCTTCTACTCTGCCGTCGAGGGCATGCAGCGCCAATGCGAACTGGTGACGTTGCGAGTGTCCGGCAACGAGGCGGCGTTTCACTTTCGGTTGACCGTGAGCGCCGGTGACAGCAAGTTACGGATCGAGCCGATCGAGACCATGGCGTTCGACGGCGACGGCAAGGTCACCGCGATGAAGGCCTACTGGTCGCCGGCCGACGCCAATCAGGCTTAA
- a CDS encoding thioredoxin domain-containing protein gives MGPPDRRGPPMNPAESSTNTLAQAASPYLRQHADNPVHWQQWTPRALADAAARDVPVLLSIGYAACHWCHVMAHESFEDDEVAAVMNADFVCVKVDREERPDIDAVYMNATVALTGQGGWPMTCFLTPDGRPFFCGTYYPKEGFLQLLSAITETWRQRRDEVERASDHIAAELRAMSSGLPGGGPDLAPELCEHAVAAALQDQDSTHGGFGGAPKFPPSALLEALLRNYERTGSASVLSAVQRTGSAMARGGIYDQLAGGFARYSVDNAWVVPHFEKMLYDNALLLRFYAHWARRTADPLARRVAAQTARFLLTDLADGDMFVSSLDADAGGVEGSTYVWTPAQLTEVLGTDDGRWAAEVFGVTSTGTFEHGASVLQLRREPDDTQRLDRIRAALVAARLNRVQPGRDDKVVTSWNGLAITGLAEAGVALGQPDLIAAARRCAAALLTLHLVRGRLRRASLGGVVGDSAAILEDHAMLATGLLTLYQLDSDPRWLDAATSLLDTAVEHFGGSQGRWFDTADDAEQLLLRPADPLDGATPSGASAVAEALLAAAHLVPERAEPYLRLAAETLQTHSVLLARAPRSAGHWLAISEAAVRGPLQIAVACADDSAQLLAEARRLAPGGAIVVGGPMDSSPLLGGRDRVAGADAAYVCRGQVCDLPVTSAAALAAALHVPE, from the coding sequence ATGGGTCCGCCCGACCGTCGGGGTCCACCCATGAACCCGGCTGAGTCCAGCACCAACACCCTCGCCCAAGCCGCCAGCCCCTATCTGCGCCAGCACGCCGATAACCCGGTGCATTGGCAGCAGTGGACGCCGCGGGCGCTGGCCGACGCCGCGGCGCGCGACGTGCCAGTCCTGCTGTCCATCGGTTACGCCGCCTGCCATTGGTGTCACGTCATGGCGCACGAGTCGTTCGAGGACGACGAGGTGGCTGCCGTCATGAACGCCGATTTCGTCTGCGTCAAGGTGGACCGTGAGGAACGTCCCGACATCGACGCGGTCTACATGAACGCCACCGTCGCGCTTACCGGTCAGGGCGGCTGGCCGATGACGTGTTTTCTCACCCCGGATGGCAGGCCGTTCTTCTGCGGCACGTACTACCCCAAAGAAGGCTTCCTGCAGCTACTTTCGGCGATCACCGAAACCTGGCGGCAACGCCGAGACGAGGTCGAGCGGGCCTCGGACCACATCGCCGCAGAGTTGCGTGCGATGAGTTCGGGGCTGCCCGGCGGTGGCCCGGACCTCGCGCCCGAGCTGTGCGAACATGCCGTGGCCGCCGCGCTGCAAGACCAGGACAGCACGCACGGCGGCTTCGGTGGCGCACCGAAGTTCCCGCCGTCGGCGCTGCTGGAGGCCTTGCTTCGCAACTACGAGCGCACCGGGTCGGCGTCCGTCCTCAGCGCGGTGCAGCGCACCGGTAGCGCGATGGCGCGAGGCGGCATCTACGACCAACTCGCCGGTGGCTTCGCCCGCTACAGCGTGGACAACGCCTGGGTGGTCCCGCATTTCGAGAAGATGCTGTACGACAACGCGCTGCTGCTGCGGTTCTACGCCCACTGGGCCCGCCGCACCGCCGACCCATTGGCGCGCCGGGTCGCGGCCCAGACGGCTCGGTTCCTGCTCACCGATCTCGCCGACGGCGACATGTTCGTCTCCTCGCTGGACGCCGACGCCGGCGGCGTCGAGGGATCGACCTATGTCTGGACGCCGGCGCAGCTGACCGAGGTGCTCGGCACGGACGACGGTCGTTGGGCGGCAGAGGTTTTCGGCGTTACCTCGACCGGAACCTTCGAGCACGGGGCGTCGGTGCTGCAGTTGCGCCGCGAACCCGATGACACGCAGCGCCTCGACCGCATCCGCGCCGCGCTGGTGGCTGCCCGGCTGAATCGCGTGCAGCCGGGCCGGGACGACAAGGTAGTGACGTCCTGGAACGGACTGGCCATCACCGGGCTCGCCGAAGCCGGCGTCGCGCTTGGCCAACCGGACCTGATCGCGGCGGCGCGGCGATGCGCCGCCGCGCTGCTGACCCTGCACCTGGTGCGTGGACGGCTGCGGCGCGCCAGCTTGGGCGGGGTGGTCGGTGACAGCGCCGCGATCCTGGAGGATCACGCGATGCTTGCCACCGGTCTGCTGACGCTTTACCAGCTGGATTCCGACCCGCGGTGGCTGGATGCAGCCACCAGCCTGCTCGACACCGCGGTCGAGCACTTCGGTGGTTCGCAGGGCCGCTGGTTCGACACCGCCGACGACGCCGAACAACTGCTGCTGCGGCCCGCCGACCCGCTGGACGGTGCCACGCCGTCGGGCGCGTCAGCCGTTGCTGAGGCGTTGCTGGCCGCGGCTCATCTGGTCCCCGAGCGCGCCGAGCCGTACCTGCGGCTGGCCGCCGAAACGCTGCAGACGCACTCGGTGCTGTTGGCCCGCGCCCCGCGGTCTGCCGGGCACTGGCTGGCGATCAGCGAGGCCGCGGTGCGCGGACCGCTGCAGATCGCGGTTGCCTGCGCCGACGACTCCGCGCAGTTGCTGGCCGAAGCCCGCCGGCTGGCGCCGGGCGGTGCCATCGTCGTCGGCGGCCCGATGGACTCGTCGCCGCTGTTGGGCGGTCGTGATCGGGTGGCCGGCGCCGACGCCGCTTATGTCTGCCGGGGCCAGGTCTGTGACCTTCCGGTGACCAGCGCGGCGGCCCTCGCCGCGGCTCTGCACGTACCTGAGTAG
- the mca gene encoding mycothiol conjugate amidase Mca translates to MSKLRLMAVHAHPDDESSKGAATLAKYADEGHQVLVVTLTGGERGEILNPAMDLPDVHGHISEIRRDEMAKAAEILGVDHTWLGFVDSGLPKGEPPPPLPEGCFALVPLEESTEALVQVVRDFRPHVMITYDENGGYPHPDHIRCHEVSVSAYEAAADYRRFPDAGEPWAVAKLYYVHGFLRARMQLLQDEFAKHGQEGPFGKWLKHWLPEHDHFEKRVTTRVECSAYFGQRDDALLAHATQIDPNAEFFAAPISWQERLWPTEEFELARSRVPVVVPETDLFTGIEDW, encoded by the coding sequence GTGAGCAAACTGCGGTTGATGGCGGTGCACGCCCACCCCGACGACGAATCCAGCAAGGGTGCCGCCACCCTGGCCAAATACGCCGACGAAGGGCACCAGGTGCTGGTGGTGACGTTGACCGGCGGCGAACGCGGCGAGATCCTCAACCCGGCGATGGACCTGCCCGACGTGCATGGGCACATCTCGGAGATCCGGCGCGACGAGATGGCCAAGGCGGCCGAGATCCTGGGCGTCGACCACACCTGGCTCGGGTTCGTCGACTCCGGCTTGCCCAAGGGCGAGCCGCCGCCGCCGTTGCCGGAAGGCTGTTTCGCGCTGGTGCCGCTCGAGGAGTCCACCGAAGCGCTGGTGCAAGTGGTGCGTGACTTCCGACCGCACGTGATGATCACCTACGACGAGAACGGCGGGTACCCGCACCCCGACCACATCCGCTGCCACGAGGTGTCGGTCAGCGCCTACGAAGCGGCCGCGGACTACCGCCGTTTTCCGGACGCGGGGGAGCCGTGGGCCGTCGCCAAGCTCTACTACGTACACGGCTTTCTGCGGGCGCGGATGCAGCTCCTGCAGGACGAATTCGCTAAACACGGCCAGGAAGGGCCATTCGGCAAATGGCTAAAGCACTGGCTGCCCGAGCACGATCATTTCGAGAAGCGGGTGACCACGCGCGTCGAATGCTCGGCGTACTTCGGCCAGCGTGACGACGCCCTGCTTGCCCACGCAACCCAGATCGACCCGAACGCCGAGTTCTTCGCCGCACCGATCTCTTGGCAGGAGCGGCTATGGCCGACCGAGGAGTTCGAGTTGGCCCGCTCGCGGGTTCCGGTGGTCGTGCCGGAGACGGATCTGTTCACAGGGATCGAGGACTGGTGA
- a CDS encoding DUF4307 domain-containing protein, with protein MTDGLTDDSDSRPAARYGSPRLSPKSRRRVILALTAAALAAGVAVAVVGYQRIGTADVTGTLAGYQVIDDETASVIISVTRKDPSRPVDCIVRVRSQDGSETGRREVLVPPAEQNTVQVTTTLKSSKPPLMADVYGCGTDVPAYLRSS; from the coding sequence ATGACTGACGGCTTGACAGACGATTCCGATTCGCGTCCCGCGGCGCGCTACGGCAGCCCGCGCCTGTCGCCGAAGTCGCGGCGACGCGTGATCCTGGCTCTCACCGCAGCGGCCCTGGCGGCGGGGGTGGCCGTTGCGGTCGTCGGCTATCAGCGGATCGGGACCGCCGACGTCACCGGCACGCTGGCCGGCTATCAGGTGATCGATGACGAGACGGCGTCGGTAATCATCAGCGTGACCCGCAAGGACCCGTCTCGCCCGGTGGACTGCATCGTGCGGGTGCGTTCCCAGGACGGCAGCGAGACGGGCCGGCGGGAAGTGTTGGTTCCACCCGCCGAGCAGAACACCGTGCAGGTGACCACGACCCTGAAATCCAGCAAGCCGCCGCTGATGGCCGACGTATACGGCTGCGGCACAGACGTACCCGCTTATCTACGGTCGTCCTGA
- the greA gene encoding transcription elongation factor GreA, with the protein MTDTQVTWLTQESHDRLKAELDQLIANRPVIAAEINDRREEGDLRENGGYHAAREEQGQQEARIRQLQDLLNNAKVGEAPKQSGVALPGSVVKVYYNGDKSDSETFLIATRQEGVNDGKLEVYSPNSPLGGALIDAKVGETRSYKVPSGSTVEVTLVSAEPYHS; encoded by the coding sequence ATGACGGACACTCAGGTGACCTGGTTGACCCAGGAGTCACATGACCGACTCAAGGCCGAGCTCGATCAGCTGATCGCGAATCGTCCGGTCATCGCAGCCGAGATCAACGATCGGCGCGAGGAGGGGGATCTGCGCGAGAACGGCGGGTACCACGCCGCGCGCGAGGAGCAGGGCCAGCAGGAGGCCCGCATCCGTCAGCTGCAGGACCTGCTCAACAACGCCAAGGTCGGCGAGGCGCCTAAGCAGTCCGGTGTCGCGCTGCCCGGATCCGTGGTGAAGGTCTACTACAACGGAGACAAGTCGGACAGCGAGACCTTCCTGATCGCCACCCGCCAGGAGGGCGTCAACGACGGCAAGCTCGAGGTGTACTCGCCGAACTCGCCGCTCGGAGGTGCGCTGATCGACGCGAAGGTCGGCGAGACCCGCAGCTACAAGGTGCCCAGCGGAAGCACCGTCGAGGTGACCCTGGTCAGCGCGGAGCCCTACCACTCCTAG
- a CDS encoding cystathionine gamma-synthase: MSDDHDVTRFTGLATKAIHAGYRPDPATGAVNAPIYASSTFAQDGVGGLRGGFEYARTGNPTRAALEASLAAVEDGAFGRAFSSGMAATDCVLRAVLRPGDHLVIPDDAYGGTFRLIDKVFTQWGVEYTPVPLSDLDAVRSAISPRTRLIWVETPTNPLLSIADIAGIASIGADASARVLVDNTFASPALQQPLALGADVVLHSTTKYIGGHSDVVGGALVTNDAELDQAFAFLQNGAGAVPGPFDAYLTMRGLKTLPLRMQRHSENALAVAEFLAGRPSVSAVLYPGLPGHPGHEVAARQMRGFGGMVSVRMRGGRQAAEKLCASTEVFILAESLGGVESLIEHPAAMTHASTAGSQLEVPDDLVRLSVGIEDIADLLADLDQALN; encoded by the coding sequence ATGAGCGACGACCACGACGTGACCCGGTTCACCGGGTTGGCGACCAAAGCGATCCATGCCGGTTACCGCCCGGACCCGGCCACCGGAGCCGTCAACGCCCCGATCTATGCCAGCAGCACCTTCGCCCAGGACGGCGTCGGCGGCCTGCGCGGCGGCTTCGAGTACGCCCGAACCGGCAACCCGACCCGCGCCGCGCTGGAGGCCTCGCTGGCAGCCGTCGAAGACGGCGCTTTCGGTCGGGCGTTCAGCTCCGGGATGGCCGCTACCGACTGCGTGCTGCGGGCGGTGCTGCGACCCGGGGACCATTTGGTCATTCCCGACGACGCCTACGGCGGCACCTTCCGGCTGATCGACAAAGTCTTCACTCAGTGGGGTGTCGAGTACACGCCGGTGCCACTGTCCGACTTGGACGCGGTGCGCTCGGCCATTAGCCCGCGCACTCGGCTGATCTGGGTGGAAACGCCTACTAACCCGCTGCTGTCGATCGCCGATATCGCCGGTATCGCTTCGATAGGCGCCGACGCCTCGGCAAGAGTTCTGGTGGACAACACTTTTGCTTCACCGGCGCTGCAGCAGCCGCTGGCCTTGGGCGCCGACGTCGTCTTGCATTCGACCACTAAGTACATCGGTGGGCACTCGGACGTGGTGGGCGGCGCTCTGGTCACCAACGATGCGGAGTTGGACCAGGCGTTTGCGTTCCTGCAGAACGGCGCCGGTGCGGTGCCGGGTCCCTTCGACGCCTACCTGACCATGCGCGGGCTCAAGACGCTGCCGCTACGCATGCAACGGCACAGCGAGAACGCCTTGGCCGTCGCCGAATTCCTGGCCGGGCGGCCGTCGGTGAGCGCGGTCCTGTATCCGGGCCTACCCGGCCACCCCGGGCATGAGGTCGCCGCGCGCCAGATGCGTGGTTTCGGCGGCATGGTTTCGGTGCGGATGCGGGGCGGACGGCAGGCGGCTGAAAAGCTGTGCGCCTCGACGGAGGTATTCATCCTGGCCGAGTCGCTGGGCGGGGTCGAGTCGCTGATCGAGCACCCTGCCGCCATGACGCACGCGTCGACCGCCGGCTCTCAGCTGGAAGTTCCCGACGACCTGGTGCGGCTGTCGGTCGGTATCGAGGACATCGCCGACCTGTTGGCCGATCTCGATCAGGCGTTGAACTAG